A region of the bacterium genome:
TCAACCATAAAGACAAGAAGTATTCCGAGATGACCTTCGCGGAGATGCGAGCGATGATGGATTCGCTCGGGGCGATGTTCTCCGGGGGCGGCAACCCGATGGCCCAGCAGGAGCCCGCGTTTGACACGGCGGAGTACACGTTCTCCCCGCCGGAGTTCAAGGTGGAACGCACCGGCAAGAAGGAGACGATTGCCGGGTACACCTGCGATCAGGCGATCCTGACCATGAAGACGGTCGGCACCAACCGCAAGACCGGCGAGACGATGACGCTTGATCTGATAATGGACATGATGCTGGCGGCGAATGTGGCCGGGGCCGATGAGATCAACGCCTTCGGGACGAAGATGTCGCAGGCCATCGGACAGGACATCGAGCCCGGCTCCGCGCGCTCGATGAGCGCAATGCTGGCGATGTACGGCGTTGACGCCCGGCAACTGGAAGCGGAAGCGCGGAAGCTTGAGGGGTTTGCGCTGAAGACCGTGATGAGTTTCACGCTGGGCGGCGATGCGATGGCACGCTCGCAGGCCGAAGCGGAGGAGAAGTCCGACGGGGCCGATGACGAGGAGGGCGCCGAGGGTGAGGAAGCGGCGTCCGACGATGACGGAAGCGTCGCCGCCAAGGCGCTCGGCGGGCTGTTTGGCAAGAAGGACAAGAAGCAGGATGAGGAGAAGGCCAAGGACGATGCCCCTACGGCGCCCCCCGGGGCGCTCTTCTGGATGAGCAGCACCGTCACCGGCATCGAGGCGGCCGGCGCCCCGGCCGAGAAATTCGAAGTGCCGGCCGGGTACAAACTGGAGACGACCGGTTTTCAGAAGTAGGTTTGATCACACGACCTGAACGCACGAAGGCCCGCCGACCCTGGTCGGCGGGCCTTGTTCGTAAGCTTGGGTCTCAGTCGCGGCTATGGCGCGCAGGGATTGCAGTACTCAACCGCGGCGCTCTGCCCCCGGAAGGCCACACCGACCACCTTGACCACATCGAGCACATCGGTGGTGCCGGTGCAGTTAACATCAGTGCGCTCGCGCAGGCAGCCGGGGTCGGTCACGGGCGCGGTGCCGCGGAAAGCCACGCCGATGGTGGTGACCACATCCTGGACATTGGAGCGGACCCCGTCGCAGATCGGATCGCCGGGACAGGGGCAGCCGCATTCGGGGAACACCGTGAGGCGAATGACCGCATGCGCCGATGTGTCGGCCAGGTCGGCAGCACGGTAGATAATCGAATCCGCGCCGACAAAGTCGAGCGCCGGAGTGTAGGTGAACGAGCCATCGTCGGCCTGGAAGTTGGAGACAACGCCGTTATACGGGCCGGCGACATGCGCCACCGTCCAGACGGCATCGTCGATGTCGGTGACCGGCATCGTGCCGATGCTGACCGAGTAGTTCCTGACGGTGCTGGCGACGACGTCGGCGGCGACGGGGGGATCGTTGACCGGGGCAATGGTCACCCGCCACTTGGCGAAACCGGAGTAGGCATGGCGGTCGAAGACACGGAAGGTGAGCGAGTCATTGCCCGACAGATCGGCATTCGGCGTGTACGTGAAGGCGCCGGTCAATGTGTCGAAATCAGACACCTGCCCACGGAAGGGGCCGGATTGAATGATGTAGATCAAGGTGTCGGCGTCCGGATCATACGCCTGCAATTGCGCGAGGAAGGGCGTGTCCTCCGATCCGGTTGCCAGTGAATCGCGCGCGGTCGGTGGATCGGTGACCTCGTTGACGGTGATCTCCACGTACTCAGAGTCGGCCAGCGTGCCATCGGACGCGATAAACAGGACGGTGTCGATGACCGCCTGCAGGTAATTCGGCGTCCAGTTGAACGTGCCGGAGCCGTTGAGATGGTCGACAAAACTGGCGCCGGGGGGCGCGCCGATGGCCGACAGCGACGGCGAGGTGCCATTCTCGTCGCTGGCGGACACGGCAAAGTTCAGATTCTGCCCCTCGTCGGTGCTCTTCGGGCCGATGGGCGCCAGCACCGGAGGAAACGGATCGCCCTGCAACGTGCCCGAGGCGCCGTCGTTGCGTTTGGGCGAGTTGACCGCCCACACGAAGTCGGTGGAATTGTTGGGCGTGACAAAGCTGTAGCGGATGCGTGTCAGCGACAGCGAGCCGCTGGTGGGCAGCGCCGGCGCGGGAGCGCCGAAGCCGGTGTTGTTGCCGGTGTAGGCGCCATAGGCCACCGCGTCGATGATCGACCCGACATCCTCATCGAAGACGATCCTGCCGTCGACCAGCGAGATCGCATTGTCGGGGATCACACGGTCGGCGTTGAAGCCCAGCTCACTGACCACCGCCGCGGTGGCCAGCAGGATTGTCTCATTGTTGTTCAGCTGCGGGAAGGAGGTCGCGAAATCGTGGACCATCGTCGTTTCGGCGGCGGTGCCGCTGATGGCCTCCACGTGCGTGGGCGCAAGGTTGGTCTGGCCTTCGGAGAGGGCGATCAGTTCGATGAACTGCTTGGTGCCGTCGCTGTTGGTGTAGACCTCGTTGATCATGATCAACAGCGAGGTTTCCGGCTCGGCCGAGAGTCGGCCATGTACGGCGAGCCCGACGGTGAGCGCCACGGTGAGCAGGCGCAGAACGTGTCGGCCGCCTCCATGCGGACCAAGGCGAAACATCGTTACAACCTCCGGCAGACAGGGTGAGGCGCCACCTTCCGGTCAAACCAGATCTTCGGTACCTGCGATCAAGGGCCGGCGGGCGACCGAACTGGCCCACTTCCAATATATGTCGGCGCAAATCGGGGTCAAGCGCAGTGGTATGTGACGTTGTTCACAATCCCACTCCCCGTCCTGCAACTGCCATGCCAATTGCCGCACCACCGCTATGAGTCGGACGAAAGTATTACGTGTACCATTGGTGATCATGCGTGTCACGCTGTAGTTTGTGTCCGGGAGGATGTGCCGGCAGGTGGCTTCGGAATCGGATCAATCACGCGCGGTGTTGCGGATGTCGGCCATTGTCGGCCTGGTTGTTCTGTTGGCCATAGCCGCCGCCCGCTACTTCCGCGCGCCCGGCCCGGTAGAGGTGGAGGGCGGGGAAGACAGCGGGTCCCCGTATGTCATTCGCAGTGTTCCCACGCGCGCCACGGTGTTTGTGAACAACACCGAGGTGGGACAGACGCCCTACCCGTATGGCGAGTTCGACCCCGGCATTCTGCGGATTCGTCTGGAGCATTCGACCCTGGCACCGGTGGAAACGTTGCTGATCATCTCGGAGGATGAGCGGCGTCCGGTGTTTCCGACGTTTGTTTTCACCGTGCCGGTTGATCTCCTGTCGGTGCCGCCGGGGGCGCAGCCGGTGGTGGACGGGCATCCGCTGCGCCCGTTTGAACGGGCCAGTTTCGCAGTGCGCGCGACCGATACCATCGAGGTGGCCTTCGAACTGGGCAATGAGTCGACGCGGCCGGTCCTGTTCAACCCGATTGCCGGACTCCTGAACGATGCCGACAGCGCGCGGTGGCAGTGGCGCCCGGCCGATGGCCCGGAGCCGGCGCGGCTGACCGGCATCTTCGCGCAGGGGATGCGTATCGCCTCCAATCCGCCGGGGGCGGACATCTATCTCGATGAGGACCCGTTTCCCATCGGGCAGACCAACGGCAAGTTCGCCATTCCCTATGGCGTGCACACGATCACTCTGCGTCTGGCGCCGTTTGAAGATTACGTCGCCATCATCTCCTCCGGCGATGGCCCCCCTGAGCCGTTGGTGGCGGATCTGCAGCGTGTGGTCTGGCTGACGGCCGTCGATCGCGACAATCCCTTCACCGATCTCAACGCGCATATCGCCTGGGTGAAGCAGGATGACCGCTACGTCGTCAACCCCGATGACCGTCTCGTCACGCCGGGCGGTGTCACGCTGGCCGGGTTTCCCTCGGAAGTGAAGTTCTCCTGCGAGGGGTATGCCGACACGACCCTTATCATTCCCGCCGCGGCTGGCGAGGTGGTGGCGCATCTGCGCAAGCTGCCGCGCCGCGAGGAGCAGGTGGCGCATGCCAGGGATGAGGAAATGGCCTGGGTCCGCTTTGTCGTCAAGCAGAGCCGCCGGGTCGGTGTCGCCGGCGCCGAGATTTTCGGCATGGACAAGGACACGGGACGGATCGTCCGCTTCGGTCCGACCGATGCCGACGGCATTCTCACCACGCGCGTGCCGATCGGCGACTATGATTGGTGGGCAACGCGCGAGGGGTATGTTGCCGGCAAGCCCAACGGCGAACGGATCAAGCCCAGCCGCAAGACCAAGGAAATTACCCTCAAGGTAAAGCCGCTGTAGCATGCTGCCGACAGAACCACCGGAACCAGCCGCCATGGAACCGACGATGCCCGAAGGTCCGGTCGATTTCATCCCCCTGCGCGAGCCGCGCCGCCATGGGCCGATCCCGCCTTGGGGTTGGGT
Encoded here:
- a CDS encoding tandem-95 repeat protein — translated: MFRLGPHGGGRHVLRLLTVALTVGLAVHGRLSAEPETSLLIMINEVYTNSDGTKQFIELIALSEGQTNLAPTHVEAISGTAAETTMVHDFATSFPQLNNNETILLATAAVVSELGFNADRVIPDNAISLVDGRIVFDEDVGSIIDAVAYGAYTGNNTGFGAPAPALPTSGSLSLTRIRYSFVTPNNSTDFVWAVNSPKRNDGASGTLQGDPFPPVLAPIGPKSTDEGQNLNFAVSASDENGTSPSLSAIGAPPGASFVDHLNGSGTFNWTPNYLQAVIDTVLFIASDGTLADSEYVEITVNEVTDPPTARDSLATGSEDTPFLAQLQAYDPDADTLIYIIQSGPFRGQVSDFDTLTGAFTYTPNADLSGNDSLTFRVFDRHAYSGFAKWRVTIAPVNDPPVAADVVASTVRNYSVSIGTMPVTDIDDAVWTVAHVAGPYNGVVSNFQADDGSFTYTPALDFVGADSIIYRAADLADTSAHAVIRLTVFPECGCPCPGDPICDGVRSNVQDVVTTIGVAFRGTAPVTDPGCLRERTDVNCTGTTDVLDVVKVVGVAFRGQSAAVEYCNPCAP
- a CDS encoding PEGA domain-containing protein codes for the protein MASESDQSRAVLRMSAIVGLVVLLAIAAARYFRAPGPVEVEGGEDSGSPYVIRSVPTRATVFVNNTEVGQTPYPYGEFDPGILRIRLEHSTLAPVETLLIISEDERRPVFPTFVFTVPVDLLSVPPGAQPVVDGHPLRPFERASFAVRATDTIEVAFELGNESTRPVLFNPIAGLLNDADSARWQWRPADGPEPARLTGIFAQGMRIASNPPGADIYLDEDPFPIGQTNGKFAIPYGVHTITLRLAPFEDYVAIISSGDGPPEPLVADLQRVVWLTAVDRDNPFTDLNAHIAWVKQDDRYVVNPDDRLVTPGGVTLAGFPSEVKFSCEGYADTTLIIPAAAGEVVAHLRKLPRREEQVAHARDEEMAWVRFVVKQSRRVGVAGAEIFGMDKDTGRIVRFGPTDADGILTTRVPIGDYDWWATREGYVAGKPNGERIKPSRKTKEITLKVKPL